A genome region from Gossypium hirsutum isolate 1008001.06 chromosome A04, Gossypium_hirsutum_v2.1, whole genome shotgun sequence includes the following:
- the LOC121227846 gene encoding bromodomain-containing protein 9 has product MGQIVKRKKKGRPSKADLAKRGSSPAAATELELRRSHRRRNVRYNIDYDDYLDEDFEEEDEEEERRREKKLKLILKLNQGLEAEPPSPPVSLPPSRGRGVVSSSAARGRRTAKEEVEEEEEDEDEEEEEEESERRKRKIKKRRINVSDGVDDEDEEEEEDRQVDDDEDDDDDGRVDVDAEMRGRKGESKGQNSVPGTPSDPPSAVPLPDKKILELILDKLQKKDTYGVYAEPVDPEELPDYHDVIEHPMDFATVRKKLANGSYSTLEQFESDVFLICSNAMQYNAPDTVYHKQARSIQELAMKKFEKLRIDVDRSEKDSKIEQKTKSNFLAKKQTRKPLYLTTQEPVGSDFSSGAILATSGDILNTSIAIQANACGRPSHTDVLVDGNSSVPDYNREKTEELSSGKGLLSKFGRRTTALDDNRRATYNISNQPVVRSDSIFTTFEAEIKQLVAVGLQAELSYARSLARFAATLGPVAWKVASRRIEQALPVGCKFGCGWVGEYEPLPTPVLTFETRAPKESALFTKLQHAADVHPRKDDATHRTTPVPATDVRKDVGTYRTPVPAKPHPLDVPVSESKSSSFCSANGSTSEGRPSLFTPPAMPSVPPIRRDESSNAAAVAARAWMSIGAGAFKEANENFGTSKGKISADSLYNPARELHPQAPQVRGQFPLSAGMHFQPQPEKNNFPLHGFPPQHVRMMNEAQFQNRPMVFPQFVATDLSRFQVQPHWQGLSPRAQPRQKQDSLPPDLNIGFQSPGSPVKQSSGVLVDSQQPDLALQL; this is encoded by the exons ATGGGGCAGATcgtgaagaggaagaagaaagggaGGCCATCGAAGGCGGATCTGGCTAAAAGGGGAAGCTCGCCGGCAGCAGCGACGGAATTGGAGCTGCGGCGGAGTCACCGGCGGAGAAATGTGAGGTATAACATCGATTATGATGATTACCTGGACGAAGACTTCGAGGAAGAAGACGAGGAAGAAGAGAGGAGGAGAGAGAAGAAGCTTAAGCTTATTCTTAAACTTAATCAAGGTCTAGAAGCTGAACCGCCTTCTCCTCCTGTTTCTTTACCGCCGAGCCGTGGCCGAGGTGTTGTTTCGTCGTCAGCCGCGCGTGGGAGGCGAACGGCGAAGGAGGAAgtggaggaggaagaagaagatgaagatgaggaagaggaagaagaggaaagTGAGAGAAGGAAGAGAAAGATTAAAAAGAGAAGAATCAACGTCAGTGATGGAGTTGATGATgaagacgaagaagaagaagaagaccgacaagttgatgatgatgaagatgatgatgacgATGGCCGTGTTGATGTGGATGCCGAG ATGAGAGGGAGAAAAGGGGAATCCAAAGGGCAGAACTCGGTTCCAG GGACGCCATCCGATCCTCCATCAGCGGTTCCATTACCTGATAAGAAGATATTGGAATTGATTCTTGATAAACTTCAGAA GAAAGACACGTATGGTGTATATGCGGAACCCGTTGATCCTGAGGAG CTTCCTGATTACCATGATGTGATTGAGCATCCGATGGACTTTGCCACGGTGAGGAAGAAGTTGGCAAATGGATCTTATTCGACACTGGAACAATTTGAG AGTGATGTCTTCTTAATATGCTCAAACGCAATGCAATACAATGCGCCAGATACAGTATACCATAAACAG GCAAGGTCCATTCAAGAGCTGGCCATGAAAAAGTTTGAGAAGTTAAGGATTGATGTAGACCGGTCTGAGAAAGATAGCAAGATTGAACAGAAAACAAAATCAAACTTCTTAGCAAAGAAGCAAACCAGAAAACCTTTATACCTTACAACACAGGAACCTGTTGGTTCTGATTTCTCTTCAGGGGCCATTCTTGCCACTTCTGGAGATATCCTGAACACTTCCATCGCTATCCAAGCTAATGCTTGTGGGAGGCCTAGCCATACTGATGTACTCGTAGATGGTAACTCATCTGTGCCTGATTATAATCGAGAGAAAACTGAAGAACTATCGTCAG GGAAGGGTCTTCTTTCTAAATTTGGGAGGAGGACAACTGCACTTGATGATAATCGTCGTGCAACATATAACATATCTAATCAACCGGTGGTTAGATCGGATTCGATATTTACGACCTTTGAGGCTGAAATCAAGCAGCTGGTTGCT GTTGGGCTTCAAGCAGAACTTTCGTATGCTAGGAGTCTTGCTCGCTTTGCTGCAACGCTTGGACCTGTTGCATGGAAAGTTGCATCCCGCAGGATTGAGCAAGCACTGCCTGTTGGCTGTAAGTTTGGTTGTGGGTGGGTCGGAGAGTATGAACCACTTCCAACACCGGTATTAACCTTCGAGACTCGTGCTCCTAAGGAATCAGCCCTTTTCACAAAGTTGCAGCATGCTGCTGATGTTCATCCTCGAAAGGATGATGCTACTCATAGGACGACCCCGGTTCCTGCAACTGATGTTCGAAAGGATGTTGGAACTTATAGGACCCCAGTTCCTGCTAAGCCACATCCTCTTGATGTCCCCGTTTCTGAATCGAAATCCTCTTCATTTTGTTCCGCAAATGGGTCAACATCAGAAGGGAGGCCATCTTTGTTTACTCCACCAGCTATGCCATCTGTTCCACCTATTAGAAGAGATGAGTCCAGCAATGCTGCCGCTGTCGCTGCTCGTGCATGGATGTCTATAGGAGCTGGAGCCTTTAAGGAAGCAAATGAAAACTTTGGCACTTCGAAAGGAAAAATATCCGCAGATTCGTTATACAACCCGGCTAGGGAACTTCATCCACAAGCTCCACAAGTTCGAGGGCAATTCCCTCTTTCTGCGGGGATGCATTTTCAACCTCAGCCAGAGAAGAATAATTTTCCCCTCCATGGTTTCCCACCGCAACATGTTCGCATGATGAATGAAGCTCAGTTCCAAAACCGACCCATGGTTTTCCCTCAATTCGTGGCGACCGACTTGTCTCGGTTCCAAGTTCAGCCTCATTGGCAAGGTCTTAGCCCTCGAGCACAGCCGAGGCAGAAGCAGGATTCACTTCCTCCCGATCTTAATATCGGGTTCCAATCTCCAGGGTCACCGGTGAAACAATCGTCAGGTGTTTTGGTTGATTCCCAGCAGCCAGATCTGGCTTTGCAGCTTTGA